ACATAATCCCAACTACCGCCGCCCAAACCGAGATGAACGCGCGGCGAAAACCAGCCGAATCGATACCCGTAGCCGCCCAGCAAACACATTTGAATATTGTTCAGCCCCGCAAAGGAATCATCGTGGGCTATTTCCGCGACCGACCAGGTTAAACGATCCTCGAGAATGAACAGATGATTGCCCATTCGCCAATCGAAACCCAACGCCAGGTTGAAACCGAACGGGTCGGCCAGATCGGCGAGCTTGTCGTCGATCGGCTAGTCATTGAATTGGCTCATGTCCGTCAGCCCGAGGGCCGGACCGCCGTAAAAATAAGGCGAGAAAACAAACTTTTCCTCGCCTCGGGAAAATCCCGCGAAACAGGTCAGCGCGAAAATACAGGCAAACAATACTTTTACTTTCCGGTTCATTTGGTGCCTCCCCTGTTTCTGTTAGGTGTTATCCGCAAATTGTATTATGCCCGAATATTGCTCAAAACAGTTTGCAGGACGTTATTAATTGCCATTGAAGAATTATCATTCAAATCCTGTCTTGTCATGACAATAATAATTATTATTATAATTGCTCCAACAGCTATCGCCGCACCCGCAATTTCCCCCGGAATTCGTGTGCCGCCAATTTGTGTCGGCAAGTTGTCAAGAATGCCTTGTCTTGGATCTTTATTGAAAAAACGACCGACAGCATCAATTAGCTCATTCGTATCGATATCACTAAATCCAGCATTTGATTCAATTTCACACTTAAAAGATCGGTTATTGAACTTCCATCACACATCGAATTGTGACCAGATCGTCGCAAATAAAATCCCTTCCTGAAACGCGGTCTCGACGAGAAACACGCAAACCATTTTCGGAACTTCCATAATAACCGCCGCGGATAACTACATTACTTCCATTTTCCGGGCCGCTTGGATTAGTAACTGGACTTTCTTGATAATAATCATCATAGTAATAATCTGCTACAAATTCTTCCATATTGCCAAGCATGTCATATAGCCCATATTGATTCGGGTCTTTTTCTTTTACCGGATGTTGCTCTCGTCCATTCCAATCAAACCAAGCAATATCTCCCAAACAGAACGGATCATCGCCACAATAGTATCGAGTTGTCGTCCCCCCTCTAGCCGCATATTCCCATTCAGCCTCAGTAGGCAAACGACCGCCAACTTGCTCGCAAAATTCATTTGCGTCATACCATGTAAGCGACCTAACGCCACAATTCATGCAGGGATCCCATATTCCCAGATCGCCTGTACCAAGACGATATTGTTCATAGGTTATTTCCGTTTCCGACATACGAAATGAAGATAGGATTATCTTATGCGCCGGCTTTTCATCGGAAGAGCACATTTCGTCGTTCGGGGAGCAGCCCATCATGAATTCACCACCCGGAATAAACTTCCAGGTTATTCCATTTGCATCAACAATGTCGGTGCTGTCGTCATCGTTGTTATCATTGTCATCGTTGTCGTTATCATCATTGTCATTGTCATTGTCATTATCGTCATTGTCATCATCGTCGCTTAGCTCATTACAAGCAATGATTGTCATGATGAATAAGAGTAGCAACAATATGGAATATTTATTCTTTTTCATGACAGACTCCAACTCGTTCGATCTACCGAAATACCCAATTATCCGTGTCTAGATACGCGATTTGGCTAGGGTAAAGATACCAACACGTGTTGAGCCAATCCTTCATCGTTGTCCACGCTAAAGCGTGATCTCCAGGGCAAGGCACCAAGGTTAACGTAAATTCTTTATACCGATCTCGGAGCCGATAGAGTTTCAAACGATAATCAACACGAGTCATTTCAAAATAGAAGTTCTGCGCCCGCTCCCAATGATTTGCACCCTGCCACTCTGCTTCTGTTAATGACTGGTTGTCTTTTCCGGGCGGGCTCCCAACATCGCCAACACCAGCAAAAAGAAAGATTTGGCGATCCAGTAAATTGTTCAAGTTCGAAGTCCAATCAATTCTTTTCAAATCATCAGCAACTGTTGTGCAATCCAAACCGTAAGGGAAAGGCTCCTGGGACAATGGAAACATATAACTACGAGGGGCGCCCAAGGCGATTTTATTCAACAATTGAGGGTAAACCATCATAAACCGACTAATGAATTGGCCTCCTGCGGAATAACCAAGAATATTGAATCTATCTTGCACAACATTCGATATGGCCTTTTTAAACTCATCAAGAATTTCAAGCAACCGCAGATCTGACCTGTAATTGTTTTCGTCATTCAGTAGGTGATGAAAAAAATATAAAAACTGATTCGGCTCTCGATAATTCGCCGGTTTCTCCTCCGGATTTTCCTCATAATGATGATGCAATTGATTGAATTCAGCCATTGTCAATGGAGGAGTCAAATGCAAATTGGGCGGATA
The genomic region above belongs to Myxococcales bacterium and contains:
- a CDS encoding formylglycine-generating enzyme family protein; the protein is MKKNKYSILLLLLFIMTIIACNELSDDDDNDDNDNDNDNDDNDNDDNDNNDDDSTDIVDANGITWKFIPGGEFMMGCSPNDEMCSSDEKPAHKIILSSFRMSETEITYEQYRLGTGDLGIWDPCMNCGVRSLTWYDANEFCEQVGGRLPTEAEWEYAARGGTTTRYYCGDDPFCLGDIAWFDWNGREQHPVKEKDPNQYGLYDMLGNMEEFVADYYYDDYYQESPVTNPSGPENGSNVVIRGGYYGSSENGLRVSRRDRVSGRDFICDDLVTIRCVMEVQ